From a region of the Clupea harengus chromosome 9, Ch_v2.0.2, whole genome shotgun sequence genome:
- the exo5 gene encoding exonuclease V isoform X2, producing MSSVMEGKAEALDNISDAELLGIDLENEHCGQTPIKNHGKEGYYVDNTLHESDPVGDVRSLKRKHQAEQRFSPMDRFRRRHLSVTLLCEQSWCEMKVVFGLLRPLVKQKEMKKPEVKVGATIHLTRQLEIHDVVPIQVQSREDLEAIKLLNVMHMMSLLNEGQCVREFPVFGVLEGVFLMGVIDELSYNKGRELVLSELKTRKEMSLPGKAQVKGHHLQVGLYKLLFDGMVNGAVKRNDIIRHLKLQPKQVLGTGVLNHAGSMGVEEGSFGSLVDVVLKSLTSAKVSGIQHLSLEYIHQDSGVTIDTIHVECEEAVLRGELQDYFAYWTGQRGPRGVDIEDAWKCKLCPFEKSCQGGKDKTEACINVDPGKKPK from the exons ATGTCATCAGTCATGGAAGGAAAAGCAGAGGCATTGGATAACATAAGCGATGCAGAATTGCTGGGAATAGATTTAGAAAATG AGCACTGCGGACAGACTCCCATCAAGAATCATGGAAAAGAAGGCTACTATGTGGACAACACATTACATGAGAG TGATCCAGTTGGGGACGTCAGATCTCTGAAGAGAAAGCATCAGGCAGAACAGCGCTTCAGCCCAATGGACCGGTTCCGTCGGAGGCACCTGAGCGTGACGCTGTTGTGTGAGCAGTCTTGGTGTGAGATGAAGGTGGTCTTTGGACTCTTGAGACCGCTGgtgaaacaaaaagaaatgaagaaacCAGAGGTCAAAGTTGGAGCCACCATACATCTGACAAGAC AGCTGGAAATTCATGATGTTGTTCCGATCCAAGTCCAGTCCAGAGAAGATTTAGAAGCCATCAAGCTTCTCAATGTGATGCACATGATGTCATTATTAAATGAAG GACAGTGTGTGCGGGAGTTTCCAGTGTTCGGGGTTCTAGAAGGAGTGTTTCTCATGGGTGTCATTGATGAACTGAGCTACAACAAGGGACGGGAACTTGTCCTTAGTGAGCTCAAAACCCGTAAAGAGATGTCACTTCCTGGCAAGGCTCAAGTCAAAGGCCATCATCTCCAG GTGGGATTGTATAAACTTCTGTTTGATGGGATGGTCAATGGGGCAGTGAAGAGAAATGACATAATCAGACACCTCAAACTTCAGCCAAAGCAAGTTCTGGGAACTGGGGTCCTGAACCACGCAGGGTCCATGGGCGTTGAGGAAGGTTCCTTTGGGAGCCTGGTTGATGTGGTGCTCAAAAGTCTAACCTCAGCTAAAGTCAGTGGCATTCAGCATCTGAGTCTCGAGTACATCCACCAGGACTCCGGCGTGACCATAGACACAATACATGTGGAGTGTGAAGAGGCGGTGCTGAGGGGAGAGCTGCAGGATTATTTCGCATACTGGACCGGTCAGAGGGGACCCAGGGGAGTGGATATAGAGGACGCTTGGAAGTGCAAGTTGTGTCCATTTGAGAAGAGCTGCCAAGGGGGAAAGGACAAAACTGAAGCCTGTATCAATGTTGACCCAGGCAAGAAACCCAAATAA
- the exo5 gene encoding exonuclease V isoform X1 yields the protein MSSVMEGKAEALDNISDAELLGIDLENAYPVMKIEHCGQTPIKNHGKEGYYVDNTLHESDPVGDVRSLKRKHQAEQRFSPMDRFRRRHLSVTLLCEQSWCEMKVVFGLLRPLVKQKEMKKPEVKVGATIHLTRQLEIHDVVPIQVQSREDLEAIKLLNVMHMMSLLNEGQCVREFPVFGVLEGVFLMGVIDELSYNKGRELVLSELKTRKEMSLPGKAQVKGHHLQVGLYKLLFDGMVNGAVKRNDIIRHLKLQPKQVLGTGVLNHAGSMGVEEGSFGSLVDVVLKSLTSAKVSGIQHLSLEYIHQDSGVTIDTIHVECEEAVLRGELQDYFAYWTGQRGPRGVDIEDAWKCKLCPFEKSCQGGKDKTEACINVDPGKKPK from the exons ATGTCATCAGTCATGGAAGGAAAAGCAGAGGCATTGGATAACATAAGCGATGCAGAATTGCTGGGAATAGATTTAGAAAATG CCTACCCTGTTATGAAAATAGAGCACTGCGGACAGACTCCCATCAAGAATCATGGAAAAGAAGGCTACTATGTGGACAACACATTACATGAGAG TGATCCAGTTGGGGACGTCAGATCTCTGAAGAGAAAGCATCAGGCAGAACAGCGCTTCAGCCCAATGGACCGGTTCCGTCGGAGGCACCTGAGCGTGACGCTGTTGTGTGAGCAGTCTTGGTGTGAGATGAAGGTGGTCTTTGGACTCTTGAGACCGCTGgtgaaacaaaaagaaatgaagaaacCAGAGGTCAAAGTTGGAGCCACCATACATCTGACAAGAC AGCTGGAAATTCATGATGTTGTTCCGATCCAAGTCCAGTCCAGAGAAGATTTAGAAGCCATCAAGCTTCTCAATGTGATGCACATGATGTCATTATTAAATGAAG GACAGTGTGTGCGGGAGTTTCCAGTGTTCGGGGTTCTAGAAGGAGTGTTTCTCATGGGTGTCATTGATGAACTGAGCTACAACAAGGGACGGGAACTTGTCCTTAGTGAGCTCAAAACCCGTAAAGAGATGTCACTTCCTGGCAAGGCTCAAGTCAAAGGCCATCATCTCCAG GTGGGATTGTATAAACTTCTGTTTGATGGGATGGTCAATGGGGCAGTGAAGAGAAATGACATAATCAGACACCTCAAACTTCAGCCAAAGCAAGTTCTGGGAACTGGGGTCCTGAACCACGCAGGGTCCATGGGCGTTGAGGAAGGTTCCTTTGGGAGCCTGGTTGATGTGGTGCTCAAAAGTCTAACCTCAGCTAAAGTCAGTGGCATTCAGCATCTGAGTCTCGAGTACATCCACCAGGACTCCGGCGTGACCATAGACACAATACATGTGGAGTGTGAAGAGGCGGTGCTGAGGGGAGAGCTGCAGGATTATTTCGCATACTGGACCGGTCAGAGGGGACCCAGGGGAGTGGATATAGAGGACGCTTGGAAGTGCAAGTTGTGTCCATTTGAGAAGAGCTGCCAAGGGGGAAAGGACAAAACTGAAGCCTGTATCAATGTTGACCCAGGCAAGAAACCCAAATAA
- the rflnb gene encoding refilin B isoform X2, with translation MNYKAERALDSPDSGLPPSPSPSPWLLPAGGERGSGSLASEDEGKGSSAACIKNVKCRPIHQRCPLSYGEGIELDPLPPKEIRYTSSVRYDSERHFIHDVSMQPRGLGLDQCSQTVFALPNCTWRRYKTQLELQPRQRVQRYQSTTIVYPKHARTIYTTQLSYDGRRLAKRFLSSVELEASDSRATQ, from the exons ATGAACTACAAAGCTGAGCGGGCACTTGACAGTCCGGACTCCGGACTGCCTCCAAGTCCCAGTCCAAGTCCCTGGTTACTGCCTGCCGGCGGCGAGAGAGGCTCTGGGAGTTTGGCTTCAGAGGACGAGGGCAAAGGGTCATCGGCG gCTTGCATTAAAAACGTCAAATGTAGGCCTATTCACCAACGGTGCCCATTATCCTATGGAGAAGGAATTGAGCTTGACCCACTGCCACCAAAAGAAATAAG ATACACATCCTCAGTGCGCTACGACTCTGAGCGGCACTTCATCCACGACGTCTCCATGCAGCCCCGGGGCCTGGGTCTGGACCAGTGCAGCCAGACTGTCTTCGCGTTGCCCAACTGTACCTGGCGGCGCTACAAAACCCAGCTGGAGCTTCAGCCTCGGCAGCGGGTGCAGCGCTACCAGAGCACCACCATCGTGTACCCCAAACACGCCCGCACCATCTACACCACCCAGCTGAGCTATGACGGAAGGAGGCTGGCCAAGCGCTTCCTCTCCAGTGTCGAGCTGGAGGCGTCCGACAGCAGAGCTacccagtga
- the rflnb gene encoding refilin B isoform X1: MVGRLNLQNVSDDDPLDMNYKAERALDSPDSGLPPSPSPSPWLLPAGGERGSGSLASEDEGKGSSAACIKNVKCRPIHQRCPLSYGEGIELDPLPPKEIRYTSSVRYDSERHFIHDVSMQPRGLGLDQCSQTVFALPNCTWRRYKTQLELQPRQRVQRYQSTTIVYPKHARTIYTTQLSYDGRRLAKRFLSSVELEASDSRATQ; this comes from the exons ATGGTGGGTAGACTCAATCTACAGAATGTGTCTGACGACGATCCTTTGGATATGAACTACAAAGCTGAGCGGGCACTTGACAGTCCGGACTCCGGACTGCCTCCAAGTCCCAGTCCAAGTCCCTGGTTACTGCCTGCCGGCGGCGAGAGAGGCTCTGGGAGTTTGGCTTCAGAGGACGAGGGCAAAGGGTCATCGGCG gCTTGCATTAAAAACGTCAAATGTAGGCCTATTCACCAACGGTGCCCATTATCCTATGGAGAAGGAATTGAGCTTGACCCACTGCCACCAAAAGAAATAAG ATACACATCCTCAGTGCGCTACGACTCTGAGCGGCACTTCATCCACGACGTCTCCATGCAGCCCCGGGGCCTGGGTCTGGACCAGTGCAGCCAGACTGTCTTCGCGTTGCCCAACTGTACCTGGCGGCGCTACAAAACCCAGCTGGAGCTTCAGCCTCGGCAGCGGGTGCAGCGCTACCAGAGCACCACCATCGTGTACCCCAAACACGCCCGCACCATCTACACCACCCAGCTGAGCTATGACGGAAGGAGGCTGGCCAAGCGCTTCCTCTCCAGTGTCGAGCTGGAGGCGTCCGACAGCAGAGCTacccagtga